A genomic segment from Bombus pascuorum unplaced genomic scaffold, iyBomPasc1.1, whole genome shotgun sequence encodes:
- the LOC132915867 gene encoding uncharacterized protein LOC132915867 encodes MCQRCHAQPETLRHILGLCQYTKGLRIKRHDEVKTLLAKNLQVNNQVFVKATINIGENLLKPNLVVKNEVRLLVVDVTVRYENRDYLQKAAKEKVDKYTTCLNELKKRYGVNEGAVLPVVLGSRGTITPETINNFKTLDISKKDMKTIIMNVLRSSIETCNLFLDN; translated from the coding sequence atgTGCCAGAGGTGTCATGCCCAGCCCGAGACCCTAAGGCACATTTTAGGGCTTTGCCAGTACACTAAAGGCCTAAGAATCAAAAGGCATGACGAGGTAAAAACTCTCCTTGCCAAAAATTTACAAGTCAACAATCAAGTATTTGTCAAGGCTACAATTAATATTGGAGAGAATCTACTTAAACCGAACCTTGTGGTGAAAAACGAGGTACGGCTTCTCGTGGTCGACGTAACAGTCCGCTACGAGAATAGAGATTATCTCCAAAAAGCAGCAAAAGAGAAGGTCGACAAATACACTACTTGTCTAAATGAACTCAAAAAGAGATACGGCGTCAATGAGGGAGCTGTTTTGCCGGTGGTGCTCGGCAGTAGGGGGACAATAACACCAGAAAcgataaacaatttcaaaacaCTTGACATATCAAAGAAAGACATGAAAACTATTATAATGAATGTGTTGCGCAGTTCAATAGAGACATGCAACTTGTTTTTAGAcaattaa